One region of Streptomyces rishiriensis genomic DNA includes:
- a CDS encoding winged helix DNA-binding domain-containing protein, which translates to MGDGLRYIGVAERRARLALRHRLAPRARVTTPEAVADALLALHGSDPATVYLAIGARLADPAVTVAETDRALYADRTLVRMHGMRHTVFVFPTRATAVVHASTGLAVAARERAKLVKDMAKAGAPDAAWLKEVEESALAALARLGQATAAELAREEPRLRQQFVYAAGKPYEGVHTVVTRLLRVLGVEGKVVRGRPLGSWTSSQFRWALAPEHAELPLAEAQSELLRQWLTACGPATEADLRWWTGWKVTDVRRALAAIGARAVTLDEGTGYVVEDDVDAVPTSGEPWAALLPGLDPTAMGWQGRDWYLAPELRPALFDYSGNVGPTVWWNGRVVGSWAQRADGEIVWRILAGEGQGPGRGTGEDEVVGGEAQAAIEAEAARLAAWLGTTRVTPRFRTPVEKELVR; encoded by the coding sequence ATGGGCGACGGACTGCGGTACATCGGGGTGGCGGAGCGGCGGGCGAGGCTGGCGCTGCGGCACCGGCTTGCCCCGCGGGCGCGGGTCACGACACCTGAGGCGGTGGCCGACGCGCTGCTCGCCCTGCACGGCTCGGACCCGGCGACGGTGTACCTGGCGATCGGCGCCCGCCTGGCCGATCCGGCGGTGACGGTGGCGGAGACCGACCGGGCGCTGTACGCGGACCGGACCCTCGTCCGGATGCACGGCATGCGGCACACCGTCTTCGTGTTCCCGACGCGGGCGACGGCGGTCGTGCACGCCTCGACCGGCCTCGCGGTCGCCGCGCGGGAGCGGGCCAAGCTGGTGAAGGACATGGCGAAGGCCGGCGCGCCGGACGCCGCCTGGCTGAAGGAGGTCGAGGAGTCGGCGCTGGCCGCCCTGGCCCGGCTCGGCCAGGCGACCGCGGCCGAGCTGGCCCGCGAGGAGCCGCGTCTGCGGCAGCAGTTCGTGTACGCGGCGGGGAAGCCCTACGAGGGCGTCCACACCGTCGTGACACGGCTGCTGAGAGTGCTGGGGGTGGAGGGCAAGGTGGTCAGGGGGCGCCCCCTCGGCTCGTGGACGTCGAGCCAGTTCCGCTGGGCCCTCGCCCCCGAGCACGCCGAACTGCCCCTGGCCGAAGCCCAGTCGGAGCTGCTGCGGCAGTGGCTGACAGCCTGCGGCCCGGCCACCGAGGCCGACTTGCGGTGGTGGACGGGCTGGAAGGTGACGGACGTGCGCCGGGCGCTGGCGGCGATCGGGGCGCGGGCGGTGACGCTGGACGAGGGGACGGGGTACGTCGTCGAGGACGACGTGGACGCGGTGCCCACCTCCGGCGAACCGTGGGCGGCCCTGCTGCCCGGCCTGGACCCGACGGCCATGGGCTGGCAGGGCAGGGACTGGTATCTGGCCCCGGAGCTGCGCCCCGCCCTGTTCGACTACAGCGGGAACGTGGGCCCGACGGTGTGGTGGAACGGTCGGGTGGTGGGGAGTTGGGCCCAGCGGGCCGACGGCGAGATCGTGTGGCGGATCCTGGCCGGCGAAGGCCAGGGCCCCGGCCGGGGTACGGGCGAGGACGAGGTCGTGGGCGGCGAGGCGCAGGCGGCGATCGAGGCGGAGGCGGCGCGGTTGGCGGCATGGCTGGGGACGACGCGGGTGACACCGAGGTTCCGCACGCCGGTGGAGAAGGAACTGGTGCGGTGA